The genomic segment TGCAGACCGGCGAAACGCTGCTGATTATCGCCGACGATCCGGCCACCACCCGCGACATCCCCGGTTTTTGTACCTTCATGGAACATGAGCTGGTCGCGCAGGCGATCGCGTCGTTACCGTATCGGTATATG from the unidentified bacterial endosymbiont genome contains:
- the tusA gene encoding sulfurtransferase TusA, translating into MKDQFSSPDHTLDAQGLRCPEPVMMVRKTVRTMQTGETLLIIADDPATTRDIPGFCTFMEHELVAQAIASLPYRYMIRKG